The Tubulanus polymorphus chromosome 4, tnTubPoly1.2, whole genome shotgun sequence genomic interval CGTTGTTTTAGTAGTTTTATTGTCAACtttaaatctaaaacaaaCACATTTTGTGCAGTAATGTTTTACATCTATACAGAGTTGGTGTTTCTTAGAATACACGTAGCAATGATAACTCAAAACTAATTCAATCCATTCATAGGATTTAGTTAATGCAGAGTGAAAAACGAGTTCATTCTACGTCAATCtgatattatttattcaattattcGAAGTATTCCAAATTTGTAgcaccatggactctaaaacgatttcGTAGCTCTTCATAGGAGATCATCGCTCACTGTATCACTCATATACTTAACTGcacaaaataaaaacagatgTTTAAAGAACTGTCAGTATTCATCGGATCAAACGGGATTCGAAAATCCTTACAATACGAAAATCCTTACAATACGTAACATTCATTACACAATAGCATATACCACATATACCTGATACAGTCATTCACATAATACACGTTTATTCGAGACATTCTTAAAAATAGACCGGCGTCATAGAACGCtatgatttattgaatttcacACAGAGgcattcaattttcaattacaCCATACAtgatatatgtacatgtatacactACATAGTGACTCCGGGAAATACATATCAGCGTGCGAAAACTAGTGCGGCATTGTGACTGCTAAATAACCGGTGATAAATGCTCCAAAAAACTTTACGAAGTACCTGGTTGTCAtagatatagattttaatggaAGATTCATGAACTATTCAACTAATTTCAAGCCCTTTTTTACAGCAGAGATTTGTTAAGTACAGTATAATAATATCActgatgaaaatgtttaaagCAACATTCTCTACGTACAAAAACATATCAATTTAATCCACACACAAGAAATCCAACACTTGATTTAATCGTGATGGAACTGTTAAAGTAAAATGCATTAAGAAAAGAGTACTTCGTGTCACCTCGGAGTGTAATCTTCAGTCTGATTACCCCAAGGTGTCACtactacagatcagtcattcctggatataggCCTAAGGAGTTTCAAAGGAGAAATTTCCAAATTTTGAGGAAGCGTCAGCATGACTTACATCCCGATCACTGCAGAatcctcctaaatcggtaatGTTTATCTTGGTAAACTGTTAATtcggtggttttgtaagcaagaTTATATCCTTTTATTACTGAATTCTGTTTCTAATTCGGTAACCGCTTACAGGACAAAAAATATCCCTATGAATAGCATATTTCTCCTTTCGGAGTTTTAGGTATTTAGCTCATATTAAAGGAGTTATTTCAgtaatcaaggagtcgtatgGACACTGTACTAAAGCATTACCGCATCGCTTATTTCAATACTAACATCAGCGACAGTCACTTCAGTTGGATTATCTTCGTTGCTCGTATCCGACGCTAAATTGTCGACGCCGCCTTCATCGTTTCTACCCGATCGAGCTGCGTTTTCCTCATCGGTCAGTAGAGGGCGTTCTCCGTTGATATCGCGCCACGATTCGGCGAGCACGCTATCGAAGCATTCGACGGCGTCGCGCTCGGCCGTTCCGAAATACTGTTCACCGCTCGAAGCCGGTATCGTATGAACCGAAGCGACCGTGCTATTCGGCGTATCGATCGCCtgcgatgatgacgatgattcCGGCTGATTCTGTTGTCGGGATAATCCGCCGCGGTTCGGTTGCGATGCAGCGCGCCGAGAAACGTCCGATTCAGTTCCGGTCGTTTGAACGAAAAGCGAAGTATCAACGGTGACGGTCGGCTGAAGACTGATCGGTCCGTGACCTCCGCAGACGGCTTCATTCGTCTGCACGATCACCGACGGCCGGTGTAACGTTCCCGTGTTACTGATATGCGATCGATAAGTCGGAGGTCGAGAGTTCGGGTAATCACCGGTGAGTTGAGGGAATGTGATATGTAAACCGGGCCTCATCGTTCCGGCTCGTGACCGGTACGTCGGCGGTGGAGAACTCGGTAGACTGTCAGCGGGGATCGCGTTATTTTCGAGTCGAGCTTGTAGTTGACGTTCGTACTGTTGCATAGATACTGTATACGACGGCGGGGGTTGTCTGTGAGCACATTCAGGATAAAGCATACCTGAAAATATGATAGCTAACACATTTAATCAATTGTAATTGGAATTTCTCATTTCAAGGTTTTACCATTAATAAGATACAGATAATCCTACAATAATAACGGAAAATAATATAAAGACCTCAGAATTTTTTCCTTGAGCTATTAGCTTATGTTAAACTGCTATTAGTTTataactactagctcaaggaaacattatCAGACTTTATACTATTTTTCGCTATTATCACTTTATATTTCCAGACTTATGAATGGTTTGAATTAATTCGCCCATAAAAGGCTTAACTCGTTCTCTCTTCAGCCTGAATTTACCCTAGAAGCTTAACAGATACTTAAATAGATCATGAATTAGAAATTTCACCGTAACTAAATACAAGTGTAGCTACATGTAAGAATATGCACTATAATATATACTACTTTCTAGTTCAAGATTCTCATgttaagtaaataaaggaacaaatcaaataataatttacgCATGAGAATTGCACGTGTACGGAGACATAGTTCAGGAAGGAACTTACCACCGTGCCATTGTGGAATATTGGTATCCTGTCTACTACGATGGcgagatgatgatgatgatgaggaggAAGGTTGATGAGACGACATGGAATAACTGCCGAGTCCGAAGAGTAGATGACAGGGTTCGTGTCCGGCCGGGGTACAGCGCCACGCGACGATCACCACTATTACTAACATTACACCCAAACCTGCAATTAATGAATCTATTAGAAACATTCATATTAATTATCTAAGCAATATTGATCTTAAAACAAATTCTAGCTCCAGTTCTATGGATGAGACTATAGTTGAGGCTAAGCTGAATTCAAGTACCAATAGTCGAACATTGCGTGCACTGAGACTGGAACTGTGGACCGACTGAACCActaaatcatggagtcacatTGAGCAGGGTGGACATATTCTCCCACCATTTGCAGGTGAACGCAGAAACTTTTAGGTtagaaatcaattcatttttcatgaatcccATATTGATTAAGTCTGAAGCGAAGCTAAGTaagatttaaagaaaaacGTGGCCAATAGCATATCTGAGAAATGAATAATCAAGAATGAATATAGATGACTTACCGATGAACATGAGAGACAGACTTAGGTAACTAGAACCAGTCATATGAAGAGCACCGAGGATAATTCCTGTTACGATACAACACAATCCGAGCACAGATAGTAAAACTAAAACCCATTTAAAATACGTCATAGTCGTAATACACGCTAGACAGCTATTACACTTGCATTGCGCGGCGTTTTCATCGACGACGGTCGACGAACGACGACGCCGATTCCTCCGTACGAATCGACCCTCCGGCATTCGTATCGAGATTCCTGCGCCGCGATCGCGTCTCGATTGTCGTGCGGAACGCGCGCACGATAGCGATTCGTACGCAGGTGGAAGATGCGAGTTGAGAATGTCCGGTAaatgttgttgctgctgcgaTGACGATGTCGATTCCCCGTTTCGCGGTATATATCGTCCGGGATTCAGATTCGATGTTTCGACGCGAAGGTGGTTTTCGTGACTAGTCGCCGGATCATCCGTTCCACTGGTACCGCTCCTCGGTTGCGTCATATTTACAGCGCCCCCTGTAGGATTAGCAGCGCTCGGACCTTGCATATCTTCGGTGACGAACACTCTAACGATACCATCGCTATCGCTACTAATACTCGCGACGCTCGATTCGGAGCGCTCCGTATCCGAGCGAATTCGTTGagcggttcccgattcggatGCGACAGTAATGCCCCCTAGTGACGATTTCAAGGTCTCTGCCGCCGACGTCGTCCCGGCGGTTGACACTTCCGAGAACATACGTTCCGTATTTATCGCAGTAGAATAACTCACTAGTACATCGGGTTGTCTTGACGCTATATTAACACCGCTGTGTAGCGTTAAAGTCCTGCTGGTGAGAGCCATTGTCGTATAATACCACCATAACGATCACGTGCAATCATAAGTTGAATGTCTGTTTTTCGTGTTGCAAATGGCTAGGTTTATAAGTAAACAAGTCCTCGGGGCGGTCGTCACTGCGCTATGGCTTCTCTGCAAATATAACAACAATACgtgttttagaaattaaacgGGTCAATCGGCTTTGAATCATAGCGGATTTATTCGAACGAATCTGAAACGTAAACACGCGATTTTACACGGATCAAAAACCTTCACAAATACGTTGTTCGGTTCCTCATCTAAACAAAAGTTCCGGAAACATAATATCGAAGTAAATTTCCTAGAATTCTATTCAATGCATTCACTAAAATTATAAAGAAAACTTCTCGTGTCTACCGGTATAAAtctttgtaaaaaaaaaaacctgtaAAAGGATCTCAGTTCAAAGACCCTGCACAAAAAACTACGTCATGAATGTTTTAGTTTTCAAAAGTTTGTCATTTAACCGGTACCTAATGTCTGACAAACATCGATCATCCTTGACATTTGTTAGAATTTGTTTTCGATATCTCAAATTGAATTAAGAAATCTGAGGTTTGCGCCTCAAATTCCGCAAgcttatttcagaaaatctcATTGAGATTGGCAATGGCCACAACAGAAAAGGGAATACCAGCGCAATAgtctatttcaaatgaaatctgTAGAAATCACATGATACATCTATTGATACATAAAAAAAcacttttgatgaaaaatagaatttccAATTACCCCATATCATTAggaattattcaatataactaTTGATCTATGAACCTCTGGATGGGTTCAGGATATTTGACTTTTCCAAGGGCTCAAACTGCGTACAGAACCTACCAGcgtagaaattgaaaaagtttctTAACTCCAAGTTAATCGTAGCTTATACCTTTGATGcagaatgaataaaatgtcaGCAGTGTCTGATAGAAATCtattataaaaacatttcaaacactGAGTTAATTgttcaaatgaataaagaatttacaataaCAATACACAAAGTGTTTATTTACACAGTGTATTTCAATCAGGTCAGTTATTCATTACTAATGAGATAAATATTACAGCTAAAATCACACACTCAGATCTTGGTTTCTATAGACATTGAGACATTCTGTCACAGACAAGCAATACATATattgcaaattcaaatttaaactgTCTTAAAATGACTTGCACAATATAACGCGGATACCCTGTCACTACTAATCGGCCaggtcacttttgtaaactgcaataaaatttgaaatcggttcatttctatagctgccagGTCTGTTATGGTTCGCCTGAATTATCCTGATTTTAAAGAATAATTCGTTAAAGCTTAATTAGATTGTTTAAGCCTAATtcttaaaagataatttcattGACTTACTAGCTGAATGTCTGTCATtgctttttttttcaaaattagagATTACCAAACATGAGAAAAGATAGATAGACGTGTCAGAAGAGAGAAAGTTCATACTCTAGGcctattgaaatgaattgaaaacctACTTGTTCGGAACAACGGCGGATCCTGTTCGAGTTATTTCAAAGTCGATGGAAGAGCACGAAATCTGTGATCTTACGAGCATTGAGGCCCACACTTAACTGAGTTGACTCACAGGATGTATCTGTGTTTAATTTATAGACACAGattaaactattattcattcattcattcatacacACACAGTCGTGTATTATATTGTAATCATGACTGATCagacaaaagaaaatatgatgGTGGCTCCGCTGCACTTGTCAATGCATCCTGTACAATACCCTAGATTCTATTACACAGTTTAATAAGCTCTTCCCGAGGAGATCATATAACGTTGTTTTATTAGCAATAAAGTTGCCCTATATTTCATCGCAATCGTTCAAAGCACATTTCAAGTACAATTTCAGCCCTCATTCTCGAAACAATACCAACATcaatcgacaatttcattgcACGTAATTTCACGAGAAATTTTACATAATTGCCCAAAACATAATATGTACATATTATGCATATTCAGACGTTTACTTCCTGATAAGGTTTGTTGGAATTACTGAAAAAAGTCTTTCATAGAAATTCACAAGCCTCATGCGAATGTTgaataaaattgtatttttcaatgtCTCTGAACGCGCGAATTGTAGCCACAGCCGACCGAGACAGTGTCAATCGATATAGAATAGACTTAGAtgtttttgaattaatatttgaatagCTTTACCCTTTTTGAAGCTGACAAGTTAAATTGCAAAACGTCTGTATGCCGATAGTTGAAGTATAGCCGGTATAAAACAAATAGAGTTCCTATCGAAGCTCTAACAGTGCAACAGTGCAGTACAGTGGAGTGTACACTGAAACACTGCACTGTAAAACCaaacatgaataaattatgacACAAATTGCAAAAACCCAGCAGATGCAATCTCGTTATTAAATTAGTCCAAAATTCGGATTGATTAAGTATTCAGTATAATTTTGGAACGTTTAAGAGATTCATCGTAAATACAGAGGctatttttgtgaaattagGGTTAATCGAAATCTTgacaagaaaaaaattcccAATAATCTTAAATAGAACAATATATTAAACACGCGAGACTTACCTGAAACTTTGTGAACTGATAAAAACAAGTGGATCCTCTAAAATAACCCAGACTTGTTAATTATAAACAAGTGTAGTCAGCTAGACCTGCTGGGATTGTGTTAACTGTACACAGTGTAGTAGTACTCATATAACTGAACTATCCACCGTTTGACACATGCTTGCTATTCACTACATGGGTAATTATTACACAATGTGCAATAAATAATCACAGGGAGAGACAAATTATTGTTCTCTTAAGAGTGATCCTTTGTTTGCCTCATCAGCCAGAAGTGTGCCTCCCACAAGACCACATCCACCCATTTATAACAAATTCGAGGATGTCTTTCCCTGGCAGGTTGAATTGTTCCGATGTTGGTATAAAATCCGACAAATCAACAATAGCATTCAGAAGGGATTCGAGCTTCCAAAGAATATTTCCAGAGGCAATAAAGTTAAGAAGGAAATGGTGGATTTAAACCCAAATCTCGGAATGACCAGCTGGCCTCCCTCAATCTATTGTGGTGAAATTACCTTTGCACTTGTCAGAAATCCATTGTATCTAGTAATGATGACATACTGTGAATGAAGATGTGGCAGATGTCAGGAATTCCAGTTTTACACATAAATACATCTGTAAAGTAGGGATAGACTCAATCCGGCTATGGACCAGTTTACAATCCAGCCCGGCATGACCTACAAATAATGTAAAACATTTAGATCATTTTCCAAGGTATGATTGACATACATTGAATAAGTAAATGGCTAAAGAAGACAGCAGTTTATTTACTAAGATGCCTTTCTTTCCTCATGGATGGCACTTAGTATCAATTACACACAGCCAAGGACTATAGTTCTATATCACACGGTGTCATCAGGCAATATACCTGTGCAATCAATCAAGATCCTATTTGCAATTCTGGGCACACCAGCCAACTTCAGCCTGAACTGCAGTCGCAGCATAACTAACTCTAAAATTCATCTCTGCCGGGTCGAGCGAGGAATTAcaatttttactaaatctAGGTTAAAGTTAAATAAATACGCCTAATCACGAACCACCATTTCGATTTCAAACAGGGGAGTGGGTGTCGTTTACGAagatgaaattagaaatacCATGCATGCGATGCggaataaaattcaattcaatcaatacACAAAAGTAAATGCGGCGTCAGTTTTAATACCTTTTTCATCAGTATTCGATGGCTGTCATCAAGGTGTAGCTTCTACACAAAACCACAGTCGTTTTAACAATCGGCGAATAATGGCAGCATCCTAAAAACTGAAAAGTTTCACGAGCATTCGGCGTTCAGTGGACCGTGACAAAACTCCTGTCAAACCGGGATACAGTACTAGACCGTACACTGCAAATACCGCTGTGAGCTGCATCGATTCGAACCCTGATATTATACAGCGCGACACTGTACGCACGCTAATACATAAAAAATCCCTAGTTATCCGGGTCCACAGGGGCCTGACACAAACAAAGGTTTTAACTGCTGCAGTAACTGATCCATGTGGATCCAGtaagaaaataatcaaattcatGGTACCAAACTGCTAGGGTTTCGTcaaaaaaatgtatctaatAATTTTCGAGTaatcattcaatcaatcattgttaaccaatttgtcaaattcaattaaatgtttttagtAAAAGTTATGAAAATTCCAATTACTAATCAAAAGTACTTATGAATGAGTTAAAAACCATTTTACTAATCATGAGTATAAAATTACTAAAATTAACGATTAACAACAATCGTGTTGATTTTAATTACTAATTCAACGCGTTAACTGAATAACCAATAGAGAAGGGAGTCTCTGTCTTTCCCCAAACCGGGAAGACTATCAACGAAATGAGAAACAACGAGGAGGATAACCACAGGCTCGAAGGAGCCTACCACAGATCCTTcacaattgatgatgatgatgatgatgatgatgatgatgatgatgatgatgatgatgatgatgatgatggacgAACTTCTTGGTTTGCTATATCTGATAAATTCAAAGACCATAATGAAAGAAggcattgaaaattaatacgttatttattttatttacgtATACAAAAATTTACAGAATCCTGTTCGTTAATAcggaataattcatatataatcAAGCCAGCTTTTCCTGGGAGAATGATACAGATTAATCATCAATCAAGAACGTTTCTACAAAATGTCCATTGTAGCCTACACTTAAAATACAAGTTACTGAGTTATATTTCGCTgcttaagttttttttaatgactAGACAGCACACATTTGCTCAATAATCACCATGTCGTTTCATAAATTACAACCCCATATGTCGCTTTTTTCTTTATCTTTTCTCCAATTGCTTGAATTTGGCCTCTGAAAAATAGGTGACATTAAATCATAATTAAGCAAAATGGTACAGTTTCAACAGCAGGTTCGACTTTATTTAAGCTTACCTAAACGTTTAGAATAATTGTCGAGCCTGTAAGTGGCTTGTTCTAAATTTGACACACTTTCTTCAATCTGGTCGATTTGATCCAAATATGGCTGCAAATTCcgatctgaaaataaaagcaATTGATCAAGATCGAGACTATATAAAAACAAGAGATATTTTAAGTGTAATAcaaaaaattgtaacattgtTCCGAATTATTAGTGGAATGTAAATCCAAAATCAACAAGCCTATTTCGGGATTTATTTGTGCTGTATCTAATGAAACttacatttttcattaatatcAGTCATTCCGTGGTTGATGTTACCAGCTATCTGTTTCATTTCAGCATATTTCCCGATAGTAATACGATTCATTTGTTCTAATAATTTGTAATCTTCGGCTGTCGCTGTTGAGAGAAAACAAGGCTCTCGATGATTATGAGTTTGTATTCAATGCTTTAAGACATTGTTTAAACATAACCCCTACACCTACCAGCTAAATCTCCTCTCATGTATTCAGCTGCTTTCTCGAACGCATCTCTACACAGAATCTTCAAATCAAGAGGCACACTGCCATCTCGTTTTTCAGCTTCAACATTTATAGTCGGTGgtcctgctgctgctgctgctgctaaaAAATCAAAAGGATAAGCAACTGATGATATATGAGTATTATTATGACTGACAAACAAATTCTGTCAAAAAAATCAACAAGACGCCGAGAACGGACTGCTCACAGTGCTGGGACTGGGGCCGGGCGGACTACGTACTAACTCCTGCTCAAAAGAAACATTTACAATTGTTTTTTAATATACAATACTGAATATTGTATAAATCTCACCATCCTTCTGTAAATCCATGATTGTTTTTGTTGATAAGATGaaagtttgaataaatacccaattcaattcaaattttactTCCTGATTAGTGTTCGGCGCATCCGTATTTAAGCCGGTGGCAGCACTTTCCGGTgtaatactcgcttgccagggtttaaTTGCCTAATGTCAAACCGCTAATATCTCACCGCATGATAGCACCTTCGTTATTAAACATAAGCTTCACTAATATGCCAGTTTAATATGGACGAAATCCTTCCcaaaaagtatatttttggaagtaatttgagaaaatttgtttttcagcgtattttttattgaattgaattggttagATATTTCACAACATGATGCATTTTTCTGTGAACATAGTACATTTTGCTTTGTCATTCTAACGTGAACGTGAACGTGAACGATATACAACATCCAACTCAagcaatttcttttttgaatGATGGCTTGTTATTTTGATGAACATAATTGTCAACCACTTAAAGATGGAGAACAGCCGAACCATTTACTTCATTTAGCCAGGTAATGACAATTGATCGTAATCCTccgtaaattaattcaaattacCAAAGTACCGACCAGTCTTGTTCTGTTTGTTTGCTGAATGACAGTTGATTGATGAGTTGTGTAGTGTGAACTGTAGGCCTACGTACCAGTCAGTGGGATCACACCTTTTTGACAGCTACACTTTCCCTGTCTATGAAAGGCAGACAGATTGTCCTATCTGATTACTCTTCATAGAGAATGTTTTTAATGTGTAGGCCTAATTTTACGTTTCTTCCttatgaaaaattctttcCTTTTCAGGCTTTTACTTGACAGTGGACTTATATTTGAGGAAGAATTTGCCAGGTAGGCCCTAGGTTCCCATGCCTCATATTAACAAATTTTGTTCGTGGGATATTTGATCTTCTTTTCTCACaaattgtattatttcaatattcctcGTTCAGAGAGAAACCTCCACCTCCGGCATCGAAGAAAGTTGTTGAAGAGCTACCAGTTAAATTAGTGACCCCCTCTCAAGCAGGTTTGTTGGTTGATATACCAGTTTATTCTTTGAGGTTATCTTAAAACTACAAATATTGCTGTATCTACATTATAGAAGCTAAACTGAGCTGTCCGATCTGTCTCTTGGAATTTGACGAGGAAGACGAGACTAGAGAAATGCCATGCAATCACAGATTCCATCCTAGATGTATTCTACCATGGTTAGGAAAGGTAACTAGGTTTTACTGTTGTTGAATGCATTTTTATGAAGATGTCCGTATTAGTCTAACTGTTGCACTATTTCAGACGAACACGTGTCCAGTTTGTCGTCATGAATTACCCACTGATGATGCCGAGTATGAGCAATATCGAAAATACAAGGTTTGTTAACTTAAAAAAAACTCCCTTTTTCAATCTGTTTAACATTATTCACTAACGTCGTTCCATTTTTTAGGCTGGACAGAAACAAAGGGAACACGATCTTCAAACTCTTCACAGCTCAATGTTtggttgaattaaataaaaaactttcacaaaataaattattcatctaTCATACCAAACATcaagatttgattttcttactGATCAATTAAAGTTCTGTTCCGCATTGTTAATCAGGTTTGAGGCAACCAATCCATTCCGTCCTAGTTATGGATGTATTAAAATGTGGGCTGGGAAGTATTGTCAATTCCTGTAACAAGTTTCTCTATCTTAGACATAGAGGATGATGGATGCTAAGCAAGCCCCAAACTGAGAGTTCAAAGAGCAACTAGTTTCACCTTCTCTTGTTGAATTGGCACCCGATATGCACAGCAGTTCCTACACTTTCATCATGGCACTTTCCCTCATTGGTATGCCTGAATCCATTCCACAAGAAATCAGACCCATGGTAGTCTGTTTAAAGATCCTATCTTGCCTATCCAAGAATAAGAAACTACAATATCATCTATATATACAAATTTGTTACATTTATTACACCATAAAACTGACAtgtataaaaatatttacaggatCATTCAACGTTACTAATAGGATTGAATCGATTGTGAAATAATGCAATTGAGATTTCAGCGACAGTTCATTGCACATTACTCTCCTATGAAGTTGTTTTCATACAATAAATAAGTTGATGAACCTGTTCGAATATTTTGACGTCTCTCTCATGATATACACCGGACAGTCTCGTGAATAGACAGCAAATCCGTGAAGCGATAAAATATGTATACAGTAGTTTGTGCACGAAACAATAAAagtacattttttttctaaataaaatatgtacaaaTGCGGCCATATATAACGGGGTAGGTACGGTAGCAGTGCTGATATACTCAAACTCCCCTCAAACTTCAGTATCATGatcctgaaataaatatagatatataccAACAATCAATGAATGTTTAAACTTTTCCTCAAAACTGCATTCTCactcagcagggattcaaacttGACCACGGCACATAACCCTGGTTGAATAGCTTCAGTGCGCAGGTATATGCGTTGGTAAACCGCCCAAAAACATCCCTCGTATAATCCCTGGTGAAAGTTTCATGGATAACTATAAAATGGAATAACGACAGGGTTTCTggttggctaataatgacatcatctaagagATGCATTTACCTGCATACTTGGTAGGGTTATCATTCAAATCCCTTCCGAGGGAGGATGTCAAAACTGGGGGCTTGCCTCAAAAAACACaagattcaatatcatatgaattttaactCACCGACAATGATTTATAGATGTTGAAACCTGCAGCAGTTGCTCATTGACGACTGTATGGATGATATTGGCTTGATGAAGCGTTGGTGTTATTCGCAGCACTGCTAGCACTGGCAACTTGTTGGTTACCACCGCCGCGACGAGGAGCTTTACCGTAATTACTCTGCTGCTGACCACCTGCATAAAACCATTATAAACATTAAACTCAGGTTCTAATTCGGTAACAAAAAGATCCTGCTTCAAACTGTACCCATTAGGCATAGTCTAATGTACAACTCCTTAAGTATCTTATTGCCTATATctcaaaattagttaatgacaTTTAGCTCGAataaaaggagtttcaagcatcTTTGAAAGTATTTTCTGCTTAAGGAATCAcggagtcgtagggaccctgatgACGCAACAgcgtcaaaattagttcattataaatcaaagcTTAGAACTCTAACAAACTAACCTTGATTGTTGTAATTGTACCAGTCACTGTAGTTATAACCTGAATAAGAAACATATGTATTGTGAACTAATGCCAACTCTATCAAATAATAATTGTTCTATTTAAGAATCAGGCAGGGCACTTATATTTCAGTTGATCTGTCAAAATCCAATGAATTaacagtcaaatatgtaagacaAAAGAAAGAAACGATTTTACTTCCAATATAACAATCTCAACTAACTTTCCTGATTCTACTAATTTCTACCCTGATTTCtagcttttttctttttacaaaattcaccAAATTTTGACTGATTTCCAGGTTGGTGGCCACCTTGTACAGAATATAACATCGTAACATACCTTGATAGTAGCCGCTCTGGTCAGCTCCGTATCCACCATACCCGTATGACGGATCGTAATAGCCCTGGTTGTTATACTGGTGGCCGTAGTCCCCATAACCGCTGT includes:
- the LOC141903975 gene encoding biogenesis of lysosome-related organelles complex 1 subunit 2-like isoform X2; translated protein: MDLQKDAAAAGPPTINVEAEKRDGSVPLDLKILCRDAFEKAAEYMRGDLAATAEDYKLLEQMNRITIGKYAEMKQIAGNINHGMTDINEKYRNLQPYLDQIDQIEESVSNLEQATYRLDNYSKRLEAKFKQLEKR
- the LOC141904154 gene encoding E3 ubiquitin-protein ligase RNF181-like, producing MMACYFDEHNCQPLKDGEQPNHLLHLARLLLDSGLIFEEEFAREKPPPPASKKVVEELPVKLVTPSQAEAKLSCPICLLEFDEEDETREMPCNHRFHPRCILPWLGKTNTCPVCRHELPTDDAEYEQYRKYKAGQKQREHDLQTLHSSMFG
- the LOC141903590 gene encoding uncharacterized protein LOC141903590; this translates as MALTSRTLTLHSGVNIASRQPDVLVSYSTAINTERMFSEVSTAGTTSAAETLKSSLGGITVASESGTAQRIRSDTERSESSVASISSDSDGIVRVFVTEDMQGPSAANPTGGAVNMTQPRSGTSGTDDPATSHENHLRVETSNLNPGRYIPRNGESTSSSQQQQHLPDILNSHLPPAYESLSCARSARQSRRDRGAGISIRMPEGRFVRRNRRRRSSTVVDENAAQCKCNSCLACITTMTYFKWVLVLLSVLGLCCIVTGIILGALHMTGSSYLSLSLMFIGLGVMLVIVVIVAWRCTPAGHEPCHLLFGLGSYSMSSHQPSSSSSSSSRHRSRQDTNIPQWHGGMLYPECAHRQPPPSYTVSMQQYERQLQARLENNAIPADSLPSSPPPTYRSRAGTMRPGLHITFPQLTGDYPNSRPPTYRSHISNTGTLHRPSVIVQTNEAVCGGHGPISLQPTVTVDTSLFVQTTGTESDVSRRAASQPNRGGLSRQQNQPESSSSSQAIDTPNSTVASVHTIPASSGEQYFGTAERDAVECFDSVLAESWRDINGERPLLTDEENAARSGRNDEGGVDNLASDTSNEDNPTEVTVADVSIEISDAVML
- the LOC141903975 gene encoding biogenesis of lysosome-related organelles complex 1 subunit 2-like isoform X1, with translation MDLQKDAAAAAAGPPTINVEAEKRDGSVPLDLKILCRDAFEKAAEYMRGDLAATAEDYKLLEQMNRITIGKYAEMKQIAGNINHGMTDINEKYRNLQPYLDQIDQIEESVSNLEQATYRLDNYSKRLEAKFKQLEKR
- the LOC141903975 gene encoding biogenesis of lysosome-related organelles complex 1 subunit 2-like isoform X3; protein product: MDLQKDAAAGPPTINVEAEKRDGSVPLDLKILCRDAFEKAAEYMRGDLAATAEDYKLLEQMNRITIGKYAEMKQIAGNINHGMTDINEKYRNLQPYLDQIDQIEESVSNLEQATYRLDNYSKRLEAKFKQLEKR